Proteins encoded in a region of the Sulfurimonas marina genome:
- a CDS encoding di-trans,poly-cis-decaprenylcistransferase, translated as MNKLGHIAIIMDGNGRWAEERSKKRSVGHEAGAKIVREITSFCAAHEEVERLTLYAFSTENWKRPRLEVEFLMKLLDKYLKQELETYLQNNIRFEPIGDLRAFSKQLQATIKMVEEKTAHCDGLVQSLALNYGAQDEILRAFNSLKDSEGDITQEMLENVLDCKTDVDLLIRTGGDHRLSNFLLWQAAYAELFFTDTLWPDFSAQELDKIIKKFKKVERRFGGLK; from the coding sequence ATGAATAAACTTGGGCATATCGCAATCATTATGGACGGCAATGGCAGATGGGCTGAAGAACGTTCTAAAAAACGCTCAGTGGGTCATGAAGCCGGAGCAAAGATTGTACGTGAGATCACCTCTTTTTGTGCAGCTCACGAAGAGGTTGAGCGTCTAACACTTTACGCTTTTTCAACCGAAAATTGGAAGCGCCCACGTCTAGAAGTCGAGTTTTTAATGAAACTACTTGATAAATATCTCAAACAGGAACTCGAAACTTACCTTCAAAACAATATCCGTTTTGAGCCAATCGGAGATCTTCGAGCATTTTCAAAACAACTCCAGGCTACCATTAAAATGGTAGAGGAAAAAACTGCACACTGTGACGGTTTAGTACAATCTTTAGCACTTAACTACGGTGCACAAGATGAGATCCTGCGTGCCTTTAACTCACTCAAAGACTCAGAGGGTGACATTACACAAGAGATGCTTGAGAATGTACTTGACTGTAAAACAGATGTCGATCTGCTTATAAGAACGGGTGGAGACCACAGACTCTCTAACTTTTTACTTTGGCAGGCGGCATACGCCGAACTCTTTTTTACAGATACTCTCTGGCCCGATTTCAGTGCGCAAGAGTTAGATAAAATAATTAAAAAATTTAAAAAAGTTGAAAGACGATTTGGTGGATTAAAATGA
- the glmU gene encoding bifunctional UDP-N-acetylglucosamine diphosphorylase/glucosamine-1-phosphate N-acetyltransferase GlmU: MNLDSISIVILAAGKGSRMKSNKAKVLHDISGKPMLYHIIKASKNISNDVSVVIAHQKEKVKESIEKYFDDITFVEQDAENFPGTGGAMKNVAPKNDKVLVLNGDMPLITAESLEGFLHNDADIIMSIFDLKDPNGYGRVVIDNNQVQYIVEQKDANQAELNVTTVNAGIYAFKKDVLEKYIPLLSNDNAQKEYYLTDLIAMAKKDGLSISPLLVDEEHFKGVNSKKDLADSEAIMQDRIRTKWMNAGVSMQLPSTVYIEEDATFEGECHLENGVRITGNSQIINSIIKAHSVIEDSIVKNSDVGPLAHLRPASSVEDTHIGNFVEVKKATLKGVKAGHLSYLGDAEIDEGTNIGAGTITCNYDGLKKYKTKIGKNVFVGSDSQLVAPVTIKDDVMIAAGTTVTSGEVASGNLVISRTKMRLVKDFYYKFFGKK, translated from the coding sequence ATGAATTTAGACAGTATTAGTATAGTTATCTTAGCGGCAGGAAAAGGAAGCCGCATGAAATCAAACAAAGCAAAGGTTTTACATGACATTTCTGGAAAACCTATGCTCTACCACATCATAAAAGCTTCAAAAAATATTTCAAATGATGTCTCGGTAGTTATCGCACACCAAAAAGAGAAAGTAAAAGAGAGCATAGAAAAGTATTTTGACGATATAACTTTTGTTGAACAGGATGCCGAAAATTTCCCGGGAACAGGCGGGGCTATGAAAAATGTAGCACCTAAGAATGATAAGGTACTGGTATTAAACGGTGATATGCCTTTAATTACGGCAGAATCATTAGAGGGTTTTTTACATAATGATGCAGATATCATTATGAGTATTTTCGATCTAAAAGATCCAAACGGATACGGTCGTGTTGTTATCGACAACAATCAAGTACAGTATATTGTAGAGCAAAAAGATGCAAATCAGGCTGAACTCAATGTTACTACAGTAAATGCAGGTATCTATGCGTTTAAAAAAGATGTTTTAGAGAAATATATACCTCTTCTTTCAAACGATAATGCCCAAAAAGAATACTACCTTACAGATCTAATCGCTATGGCGAAAAAAGATGGCCTTTCGATATCTCCTCTTCTAGTTGATGAGGAACATTTTAAAGGGGTAAATTCTAAAAAAGATTTAGCCGACTCTGAAGCAATTATGCAAGATCGCATCAGAACAAAATGGATGAATGCAGGTGTCAGTATGCAGCTGCCTTCAACTGTTTATATAGAAGAAGATGCCACTTTTGAAGGAGAGTGCCATCTAGAAAACGGTGTAAGAATCACAGGAAATTCTCAAATTATAAACTCTATTATCAAAGCACACTCTGTAATTGAGGATAGTATTGTTAAAAATTCTGATGTAGGACCGCTTGCACACCTTCGCCCTGCTTCTTCGGTCGAAGATACTCATATCGGTAACTTCGTCGAAGTAAAAAAAGCTACACTTAAAGGGGTAAAAGCGGGTCACTTAAGCTACCTTGGAGATGCTGAGATCGATGAGGGTACAAACATTGGTGCCGGAACAATTACATGTAACTATGACGGTTTGAAAAAGTATAAAACAAAAATAGGAAAAAATGTTTTTGTAGGGAGTGATTCGCAACTTGTTGCTCCGGTAACTATCAAAGATGATGTAATGATTGCAGCGGGAACTACTGTTACAAGTGGTGAAGTTGCTAGCGGCAACTTGGTTATAAGCCGTACAAAGATGCGACTTGTAAAAGATTTTTATTATAAATTTTTTGGGAAAAAATAG
- a CDS encoding prepilin peptidase, which yields MIELFIAALFGVLFGSFLNVVILRIPEGESVVFTPSHCTSCNTPLKPWHNIPLISWLVLGGKCAYCKTKISIQYPLIEFASGVIFLLVALKYGFNIPAFSVAMSFLMLLALSMIDFKYKMVPDSLNLLAIVFAIFGAFSIPSFLENAQNALLFAGGFTLLRFALSYYLTSSVYRAGLKTKTSWNKHYDRTPMIEAMGEGDIMVAATMGALLGIKLGLFAVFLSALLALPVMLLLLNRPPEQQRVPFVPFLALATIITFIYDTQIYAYIEANF from the coding sequence ATGATAGAGTTATTCATAGCAGCACTGTTTGGAGTTTTATTCGGTTCATTTTTAAATGTGGTTATTTTACGCATTCCAGAAGGTGAAAGCGTTGTTTTTACCCCTTCACACTGTACATCATGCAATACACCTCTTAAACCTTGGCATAACATCCCTTTGATCTCTTGGCTTGTTCTTGGCGGAAAATGTGCTTACTGTAAAACGAAAATCTCTATTCAATACCCTTTAATTGAATTTGCTTCAGGAGTTATTTTTCTTTTGGTAGCACTGAAATACGGGTTTAATATCCCTGCATTTTCGGTAGCTATGAGTTTTTTAATGCTGCTGGCTCTTTCTATGATCGATTTTAAGTATAAAATGGTGCCTGATTCTCTTAATCTTTTAGCAATTGTTTTTGCAATTTTCGGAGCTTTCTCAATCCCGTCATTTTTAGAAAATGCCCAAAATGCTCTTCTTTTTGCGGGTGGTTTCACTCTCCTTCGTTTTGCACTTTCATATTATCTTACATCATCTGTATATCGTGCAGGACTAAAAACAAAAACATCGTGGAATAAACACTACGATCGCACTCCTATGATCGAGGCGATGGGTGAAGGCGATATTATGGTTGCCGCTACAATGGGTGCACTTTTAGGGATCAAACTTGGACTTTTTGCTGTATTTTTATCGGCACTTTTAGCACTGCCAGTTATGCTTTTGCTTTTAAACAGACCCCCGGAGCAACAACGTGTTCCATTTGTGCCGTTTTTAGCACTGGCAACAATTATCACTTTTATCTACGATACACAAATTTATGCATATATTGAGGCAAACTTTTAA
- the coaBC gene encoding bifunctional phosphopantothenoylcysteine decarboxylase/phosphopantothenate--cysteine ligase CoaBC encodes MDISQNLLKNKKIILAVTGSIAVYKSLELARLFVKSGAEVRVVMSEAAKKFVTPLTFETLTSNKVLDDTNEDWTSYHNHIKLAQWADIMVIAPATANTIAKLANAIADNILLQVALAYPDVKILAPSANTNMLQHPISQANLKMLAIANFTIVDTQTKELACKTTGDGAMAEPLDIFYETARELLKDQFWSDRMVMVTGGGTIEKIDDVRYLSNFSSGKMAAAVATALYLKGADVNLISTKLSDDLPKNMHKIHVEDSAEMMEYLVDSIRIAKKGKISKATLMRDEHIHRIEKTPYLFMAAAVSDYIPAFTQSGKLKKDILGDEWELALKKNVDILGSINKEGIKVVGFKAEMDPQSAKTNATNMLENKGIDAVCLNILQNSSSFGTDTNEIEFITKENSVMLPRAAKLELSFEILENAKELESSDE; translated from the coding sequence ATGGATATTTCACAAAATTTACTAAAAAATAAAAAAATAATTTTAGCTGTAACAGGTTCAATTGCAGTTTATAAATCGCTTGAACTGGCACGTTTATTCGTAAAATCAGGTGCAGAAGTTCGTGTAGTTATGAGTGAAGCTGCAAAGAAATTTGTAACACCCCTCACATTTGAGACACTCACTTCAAACAAAGTTCTAGATGATACTAACGAAGACTGGACTTCCTATCATAACCACATAAAGCTTGCACAGTGGGCGGATATTATGGTGATCGCACCTGCAACTGCAAATACGATTGCAAAACTTGCTAATGCTATAGCTGATAATATCTTACTTCAAGTAGCTCTTGCTTATCCTGATGTTAAGATCCTTGCACCTTCGGCAAATACGAATATGCTCCAACACCCAATCTCTCAGGCAAACCTAAAAATGCTTGCTATTGCGAACTTTACCATAGTAGATACACAGACAAAAGAGCTTGCATGTAAAACAACGGGTGACGGTGCTATGGCTGAACCTTTGGATATCTTTTATGAAACGGCTCGTGAACTTTTAAAAGATCAGTTCTGGAGTGATCGTATGGTGATGGTTACAGGCGGCGGTACTATCGAGAAGATCGATGATGTCCGTTACCTCTCTAACTTTTCAAGTGGAAAGATGGCAGCAGCTGTTGCAACGGCACTTTATTTAAAAGGTGCAGACGTTAATCTTATCTCAACAAAACTGAGTGATGATTTACCTAAAAATATGCATAAAATCCACGTTGAAGACAGTGCAGAGATGATGGAGTATTTAGTAGATTCTATCCGCATTGCAAAAAAAGGAAAAATTTCCAAAGCAACATTGATGAGAGACGAACATATCCATCGTATTGAAAAGACACCTTATTTGTTTATGGCTGCAGCTGTTAGCGATTATATCCCGGCATTTACACAAAGCGGTAAACTTAAAAAAGATATATTGGGTGATGAATGGGAACTTGCATTAAAGAAAAATGTAGATATTCTAGGTTCTATCAATAAAGAGGGGATCAAGGTTGTCGGTTTTAAAGCTGAAATGGATCCACAAAGTGCAAAAACGAATGCAACTAATATGCTTGAGAATAAAGGTATAGATGCCGTATGTTTAAATATCTTACAAAACTCTTCTAGTTTCGGAACAGACACGAATGAGATAGAATTTATTACAAAAGAAAACTCTGTAATGTTACCAAGAGCAGCAAAACTTGAACTGTCATTTGAAATTTTAGAAAATGCGAAAGAGCTAGAATCTTCAGATGAATAA
- a CDS encoding motility protein A produces the protein MDLGTVIGLVLILALLFGAMAMGVGIGAYIDIPSVLIVIGGSIGSLMIAFKPAQMKKFTKIFMIAVKPTEEDVNDLIKKLVEFATKARKEGILALEGDVNNEENEFLRKGLSMAIDGSEPDTIRDLLEIDMEQTSTRHKSYASIFSTWAGLAGAMGMIGTLIGLVAMLLNMADPSAIGPSMAVALLTTMYGAMIGNIFGAPIANVLNIRDDDETMVKQIVLEGIMSIQAGDAPRVLEAKLLAYLAPSERSSQFD, from the coding sequence ATGGATTTAGGTACGGTCATTGGTCTAGTGTTGATTTTGGCTCTTTTATTTGGAGCTATGGCGATGGGTGTTGGTATCGGTGCCTACATAGATATTCCTTCTGTTTTAATTGTTATCGGTGGTTCAATAGGTTCATTAATGATCGCTTTTAAACCGGCGCAGATGAAAAAGTTTACGAAAATTTTCATGATAGCTGTTAAACCGACTGAAGAGGATGTAAACGATCTTATAAAAAAACTGGTCGAATTTGCGACAAAAGCCAGAAAAGAGGGGATACTCGCTTTAGAAGGTGATGTAAATAACGAAGAGAATGAGTTTTTGAGAAAAGGACTCTCTATGGCGATTGACGGGAGTGAACCTGATACGATTCGTGATCTTTTAGAGATAGATATGGAGCAAACTAGTACACGCCATAAATCGTATGCTTCTATTTTTTCAACTTGGGCGGGACTTGCCGGAGCGATGGGTATGATTGGTACACTTATCGGTTTGGTTGCGATGCTTTTAAATATGGCAGACCCTTCAGCGATCGGTCCATCAATGGCGGTTGCCTTACTTACAACAATGTACGGTGCGATGATTGGTAATATCTTCGGTGCGCCGATTGCTAATGTTTTAAATATCAGAGATGATGATGAAACAATGGTAAAGCAGATCGTATTAGAGGGTATTATGTCTATTCAAGCAGGTGATGCTCCAAGGGTTTTAGAAGCAAAACTTCTTGCATACTTAGCTCCGTCTGAGCGTTCAAGCCAGTTTGATTAA